The Leptospira sp. WS60.C2 genome includes the window GATCCTTCTGAGAAAGAACAAACTGCCGCAAAGTCAGTTCAAGGGAAAGCATCAGAAATTGTTGCTAACTTCATTACACTTGTGGTTCGTAAAAACAGGTTCCTTTACTTAAAGGATATTTTGGAAGACTACCGTGCAGGCGTTGACCGACTTAAAAATCGTAGCTCCCTCCGCATTGTTTCCCAAGAGTCATTAGGCAAAGAAGCAGTGGATCGAATCACGAAGTCCATCGCTTCCAAGTTCGGACGTGATCTTCGTGTCACAGAACAAACGGATCCAACCCTCATTGGTGGATTCAAGATCTATATAGACGACTTTTTAATCGATGCCTCAATCCGTGCAAAACTTGCCGGAACTAGAGAGGCTCTCCTCCAAAAGAAAATCCCAGTCGGAGCATTTGAATGAAAATTAAAACAGACGAAGTAACGTCGGTACTAAAACAAGAAATTAAAAACTTCAAGAAAGACCTTCAAGTTGAA containing:
- the atpH gene encoding ATP synthase F1 subunit delta → MSLNQISKVYATAILELAQETNSLESTEEELSTLVDVFFSDDSIRHYFLSPLVDPSEKEQTAAKSVQGKASEIVANFITLVVRKNRFLYLKDILEDYRAGVDRLKNRSSLRIVSQESLGKEAVDRITKSIASKFGRDLRVTEQTDPTLIGGFKIYIDDFLIDASIRAKLAGTREALLQKKIPVGAFE